The segment tttctatttttcgtAGATTGAGAAACTATATCAAGTACTATAGATTTTCCAATCTCGTCCATCAATTCTGATCTTCTTCAGAACGTTCTCCATGACAATCAATACAGTGTTGGTTCAGACAATCAACAAAGGTACAGATCGTAAAAATAGTGACTCTATGCATCTGAAGAGATCAGCCGGATGATCAATTATTTATCCACAGGACCCTGATATGTCGACAGAGAAGGGGACAGCAGCTCGAAGATGCGCCAAGGGGAGTATTCTACAAATCTCGATGACCTTACATTGCTCAAACTCCTTGTACAGAATCACGGTGGTTTAAGTGACCTGAAACCTGAAGAATACTATGATTCGGCTCCGAGATTGTGTAAGTAAACCTTCTATAGTTTAACAATCAACCTTTTAGAAAAAGTTTGTATCAGTTTTTTAGTTGTGAAGACGATTTGATTACAAATACTGTTGCAGTTCGTTTCTTTGGGGTTtatcaatttataaatttttgctGCTGACACTTGATTTGAGTTATCATCGCATTGGAAATTTGTTTGTGTAAACTCCTGAGATTTTTCATCTACTTTATTATGGTTATATACCTTTATAATAGTTACCTTTTCTCTGCAATGTACTAATATAAATTCGTTCACTTATTCAAATGTTGCATGTGAGACGTACTAAGGAGGAACATGTGCCTGCGACTGAGGAAGAGAGTATGGTGTGAGGCTTCAGAAAAAAAGTAAAGGTGGCAGAGAACAAAGGACGGATCAAGTCTTTACCAAAAAGTGAAGGTTAGTAATATACTGTCTTTCTTTCCGTAATCGTTTGTCACATTGATATGCAAAGATTATTAGTTATCTAAAtcatatatttagattttaattcaAATTAGAGTTGAGATTAAACTCCGCTATATCAATATTGTTTAGGGTATGGCCGCTTCTAGTATATCTTAGTTTTCGTTGAAAACTTGTGATCAATAGTCTTTTCTAAGCAGTTATCTCGCCATCTTAAAACTTGTGATTGCAATTGAAAATACCAATTCTATTGAATAGAATCAGATGATTTATTATAGGAATGAAGTCGTTTGGGAAAAATTACAATGTGCCTAAAAACAGGAAATGATTTAAGTCTACGTAACTTCTGAAAGAATAGTCCATATCATTGCTTCGATAAAATCTGCAACGATCAAAAAATTTCTTAGACAACAGCAAAATGCATTTTACGAATATAAGCTACTCCAAACTATAGTTGCATCCACAATATAGTATTATTACAAATTAAATAGTTCAGGGGAAGTTAATATTGAAAATACATACCTCATCACTCCCGTTGTTCAAGAttgttgaaaatatttttaaacgaAAAGCATAATGTTGCCTCATACTAATAgtctttttcttcatctttttaGTAGCCTCTGTTACTCCTTTCTGAATACCAAGCCTAAATCCATCTTCTCCATATGTAAATAATAGAGGATACTGCAGTGCTAGATATGAAGGATGTATCTCATTAATCCTCATTAGTTTCCCAGAATGTTTCTGAAGTACTATATCCCTTTTATCCATATCAAGATTAAAATCTCCAGGAATCAAAGCTGCAACTTCCGATGCTGTTGGTGTGTTATATGTTCTGCCATCCGTTAAACGATCACTAATGATCCTCATATGAAAAGCCTCTTGAGGATTAGTATTAAATCGTTCTCCTGCTGATCTGAACTTCTGAACATATGGATTGACTTCATCTAAGACTTTCATCAAAACTTGAATAATTTCTTTCCTCAAGTTGTCCTTTTGCTTGCCTTTATAACTCCTTTTACCTTGGCTGCATTTGAAACGctaattattattcaaaaattCAGAAATATAACATATCGATGATGAAACAGATTATAATTTAGAACATATGCGAAAATTATACCTTAAGCAATTAGCTCTGTTCTCAGCTTCATTTTCCGTATCACAGATGTACATCTGTCCAAATTTGGCATCTTTACCGTCTGTTGGTTTTAAACTACCCAGAAGATGGTAATTTTCTCCTTGCATTTGAAACATCTCTGGCCCAACTCCTTTTCTTAGAGATTTTTCTACCTTCCCACCAAGCGAAGTAAATGAGAAGATCATGTTATAGGCTCTGATATTTTTCTGAAAATGCTTGCAAACGTTATCAtctccttcaaacaatcttttAAGTTCTGTTGGCGGGTCTTTTAATAGAGGCAAAACAACCTGCCCTTGTCCACAACAGAGTGAAAAAGAAGGATTTGTGCTATTTTTACGCTTGTTGATCCTTTCGCCATACCACATAATAGCACCACAGTGAGAACATGTATATGTTGGATCACCTTCATCAATGTAATCtgtatattgaaaaaaaatattaaaacgtATAATGATTCTGAGTACTAAAGTTGCAAAACgtcaatgaaaaataaaattatgttaacATAAAGTCAATTTTTACCATCATCCTTTCTACcagttttgtttttaaacacACGTTTTGTTGGACGTGTACTTGTCTTTGCATCAATGAATGATTCTTTATGGAATTCAGTGTGAGGAGCACATTTTTCCGGCTCAACAGATTCATCAAAGTGGGTATCCTCACTTTCTGTGTCTGAACTCTCCTCGGAACTACAGTCAAACTCTAGAGAATCATCAATTTCTTCAATTACTCCTGCATAATATAACATGATCAAAAATATGTGTGTAAGCCATAagtaataaaaagaaacttaataatttattcCACCTCTTATATCGATATTGCAGTCATCGTCAGCATCGTCATCATCACTGTCATGATCTTCGCATGTATCATCTCCTCTGTTAGATTTTATATTTCCCTTGTCGTTTCCTAAGGTCTTTGATATATTGGTAATGTCTTTTAATACTGCTGGGGAATTCTTTCTTCGTTTCTTTGAGATTATAACATGAGAATCATTGTCTCCTGCATTGATTCTATCTCTTGCTACCGTTGGAAAGGAATAGAAAATAATTAGTCATAACTTAGGATGGTGTTTCtatgtaaatatcatatatttgacaatatatgtttaatatgttTCTTACAGGTTATTGAAGTGACAGAACTTCTCTTTTCCGGAAGAATGGTAGCTGCAGTATAGATGTAAAACACACTTCTGATATAAGTAAGTAATATCTTACAATTTACTTTGACACCTTCATATTAAAGACATAATAACTTTGAAGTATAGAACAACAGTTACCTATCTTCCTCTTGTTCTTGTTAGCTGGGGTTTTTGGAGTGGTTGAAGTTTGCTGTTCGATAGATCCAAATAAACCAATAGGTCGACTGATAGAATTGGGTTGTTGAGTTGTCCTGtgtttctgatctttttttACACGATCTCCATTTTCTTCACCTCTGTTTACATCTCTTGctatgaaaacataaaaaaaattcgaaGGTGTTCTTTTCAATTAGGTGTAAACACTGATTAATATGTTGATCGAAAATACAATATCACTGCATAGTAATATTTACTTACATGATAAGGCAGTGAGACAGCTCCTCTGTTCTGGAGTATAGGTAGAACCATTTGAGGAAAAACCCAAAACTTGCAAGAGAAAGTTACAACCCAAGATTTCAATAAGAAAACTTATAAATAGAAATGAAGAAAATGCATACATTAGAGAATTATATAAATTACCACTAAATCCATTCGGTTTGTTTCTTGCTGTCTTAGGAGTGCTATAGCTTTGTTCATCTATTTTCTTCATAGATATGGTGGTTTGATGCTTAGAAACACCTTCATAAAGCCTCTTAAAAATAGATGATAATGGAACTGAATCATTTTCCCTTGGCACTCTTGCTGTTCGATCTTTTCTATGTTCGTCTCGTATACCGGCAGTTGTGATGTTTTGATATGGATGAAGAGGCTGTTTCTCTTTGTTAGAGACACCTTTGTCAAGATGACGTTTTCGTTTCATAGATGCTTGCAATgagaaacttttgtttttttccggCTTGAGACTAATAGAACTTGACTTTTCAGTTATCACTTACAAAGTTTGACAAAGATCTTTGAAAAGCTTTCTAATGGTGGTTCTCTGCTACAATACTCGTTTGAATAGCAGATAtggtattttctaaatattcttAGATACAGTCTCGAAAATTTGAGGACTTTAattgattttgaaatataaatagaaactatatattttcGAATTAGATATTCTTATCAATATTGGTAAGATATGAAAGCATGAAATCTTTATTTTCGATATGGTGCTTAAATCATTTAAACATTTGTTATTCAGTTGGTAAGTTGTAAACCTCTGCTATCACGATTACTTGAGGATCTTCTAAACtgtattagattttttttttaaattgtgctcaaactctttattggtATAATAACTTTTAAAGTGAATTAAGATATTCTTGCCAACTGTTTATAAGAATATATACTTGGTTACTTTGGTATCTTACTAACCtcattttatcatatttttttaggtCAATCACAGAAGCTTGGGAAATAAGAGTAATCTTCCAACTTCCTCAAAAACACACAGCTCATGTAAGTTGTCGAATTTTTCGTAAgtagatttgctaagttgtatGGTAGAATAGGACGTAAATTATAGGTTTTGCATCAGTGAAATATGATAGTTTAGGTTAATGAATCTTTACGATCAATTTGatcagatataaaaaaaaatataaaaggatatTAATGAAATTCGAAAATCTTATCAAAGGAAaggcacatatataaaaaaaacacatgaatcatattattaaaatgcAAAACGttcttaattaataaaacaaagccatagaattttaaaacaaaagaaataaatcttGGAATAAAACAGAAATGCAAACTCCAGTTCAGCAAGCAACTAATGCCACAATCACTTAGTCTCTAGTCAACCTTATTCTTCTCCAACTTCACCGTCTTAGTGCACAACTTCTTAGAGGTAGAGGTAATGTCTTTTAGATCAACATCATCTTCTTTGCGCTTGACAGTTGGTGTTGTAAATCCTTCAGATGAACTCGCAGAATTTTGCTTCAGCATCAGAACcttgtattaataaataaaaaaaaatatatgagatAAGTATATTAACTTGTACATCAGATTTAGGTTATTAATAAATACAAACACATAATATATTAGATGGTTATAtgagataaaaaaagaaaaacctctCCACTGGACAGTGTGCTCGAATTAGTGTCTATAGCAGAGACAGGTTCAGATTGAGTCTCGAGTGTAGGTGTATTATCACCGGTCCAGACTTGTGAAACAAAGAAAGTGTTGGATCCACTATCTAAATTTACTGAGGTTATTgaaataccaaaacaaaaagacTTTCCAACTACAGCTTGCAGGGCTTCGGGGATTACTTCAGGATCTtcaatctaaaaataaaatcatacttgaaatataacaattttgaaaagaaaaacactgattcatttataaatttattctaTAACATATACTTGCCTCCTCATATGAACCATCCCAAAGATGAACTGCCTCACTACCAATGATGGCACTGGCTAACGTGTCAAGCAACATCAATTTGCATGAACCACTGTCATCTTTCACATTCAAATGCAGCTTATACCTGTTTTATATCAACAAATGGATTAGTGAAAACCAAAATCATATAGACATTTGAATTACATTTCATAACATAAAAGAGGCACTTACTTCGGCTCAACCTTTGTGACATTTGATCTACATTTATCACAATACCATATTGGTATCTCGTTTTGAGCCAACTCATTACGACGTATCTTAGTGACACGTCTACTGCAGGGTTTACATCCAAAGTAGAACCAACCCCAATCTGTATCAACAGATTCAATGGAACAAATGATTTTGCAACTCTGAACCTGCAATACACATTTAAATGTATTAAAAGAATGCTTTAAAATCGgtaaataaaatactaatttaACCTGAAGTGCCACCAATATCTCAGCAATGGATCTAAATTGAACTTCCTCCCAATGTGTTTTTTCCTGCTTAATCACTTGATTGTCACTATTTTTACCCACAATAGCAAGAGGAAGATCATCTTGCAACAGTCTGCTCAtcgccaaaaaaaaagattaaaacagAACATCAATTAGATTTGCTTAAACAACCAATAATATCGATCATGGTCGCTTACTTTTCTTTAAACTCGATGGCTTCCTTCATGGTTGGGTTGAGGATCACAAGTGAAGCATCAAATGCATTGGTGATTTGTATATCACCTACAAAAACATTAACATAGATTTGAATTAGAAATAGAGCAGATttgatcatattattttatttagagcATGTATATACCTTGATAAAAGCTGATTTTAGCAAACCTAATCAAGCAGATTAGATTTTCGACATTGTTATCTTCGATAAAGGGCTCAAATTGTTCCGCATACTTCCCCCACAAGCAACACCTCACGTCATGACCACTGCAACCAAAAGAGACTAATATCACCAAATGTTTTAAGTAGAAAAATTTATTAGGTTCCACAAAATGTATGAAGCTTACTTGGTGTTGCGTAAACGAAAGTGAAGTCTCTTTCGTGCGTTACCATGAATATCCAATACTTGTATTCCGCCAAGATTGTAAACTTCACCAATGATATCTGAGTAAAAACGAcatctattaaaaatatgattatattagagtaatatattaaataaaagacaaagaaaCTATCATACCGATGAGGACATTTGGATCTGAACCTGGTCCACCAATATCTTCATAACTCACAAGATTAAGATAAGGATCATCGTCCTCAAACACTGACCTCCCTATGACTGTGTCACTGGTGAATGTTATCTTGTAAGGCAGGGGAGTTGGGCGATATTTACCACCAGAAGCTGAAACCTTGAAGTTTTCAATGAATCTCCATTCACCAAGAGGGAGACTTCGTTGAAGACGAAACATCTGAGTTCTTTTGCAACTTGCGTGAATTTTTCCGCcctataaaaaaaacaatagaaatgATCTATATTGTACGCACAGATAAAACAGGATAGAAATAAAAGATCAATTGTACGCAGAGATAAAACAATCGCGAAgatgaatatttataaacaattttCTCTTACTGTTTGATCAGCAAGAACACATTCTAGAGTTTCCCCTCCATAACTTGTGTTTTGATTCCATGAATGGAGTAGCTTGACGTGCACTTTCCAAGAATCCTTGTGCGGTTTCACTTTGTTAACCATCACAGAAGCTTGATTGGTAGCCATCGTTTTTTGTGTGAACTTTGAGTGTTTGTGTAGAAAAGAAACGTATGAGGTACTCTATATATAAGGTGCAGTTGGTTTGTGTATCCAATAATATCTAGTCTAGGTAAAATACGCCAGAGTATCTAGGGATTATAGGTATAATTTGAGttatggaaatttatatattttcgtgGTTAATTAGTTTGTGATCTAATGAGAAGATATCTTCCAAAATAGGTAAATAAATTACTTGCTACATAAGTAGACGGTTATTTCGAAAATATTCTAATTTAATAACATTACCTAAAAAGAAGGCAATGTAGTTAATTAGTTAGATTTTAACTTGCACCGGAAGTCCGGCATTTATTAGTTGGGATATTATGAGTAGAGAATTATTCTAACTGATCCAGTTGTTACGGTTTAATTGTTTCTGCAGGGCTTTTATTGGATCATTGGAGAAGgattcatgtcatattattttggCCCAAGACGTTGAAGACTGATGTTTATGATTAGTCGATTTTTTTTATCCTTGTGTCCAAacgtctgtttttttttaattctcctATCACAGTTGCCAAACATATTGAAgtagtacttctactttaataagatagatatagaGAGGAGTGCTCTTCCAATGTTACGGTCGTTAGCATTACTAGTCTAGAATCCAGTTATATGGATGATGAAAACCGATTATGGGGTGTCAAATGACACATGTAAAAAAGCAGAAAATCTATAActatatccaaaaaaaaagtctcaaTCATTAACTCAAAAACAACCAAAAAGTAACTAAATCCTACAGCTTCTTCCAAGCATATACCTACCTATCTGTTTTCCTTCTCTTGTTTTGCCAGTTAAGTCATAACAAATGTTGTGAATATCTTCTCTTTTGCCATgattaaaaaatgtatattgTATCTACACAGATTTATCTTCGACTAGCCAGGTAAATTGATTATAGAAAGTTCTCCTACTCTGGGATTCCACCTTGTTATTTTTGAACTGCAACCATAACATTAGTTATTGTCCTCAACTAGCAAAAAGTAAACGACTCTAGTCTCTAGCATGTTTGAGATTCAAATGCTGACGACATAACATGGTTTCGTAAGGAAATTAAGAAGAAGACGGTTGCATTCAAAGCTCGCTCTTTGCTTTTCCTTCGCTGGATGGTTTCCCGTTCACAGCAACTAGCTCGGTGTCGAATATCAATGTCGCCCCACCTGCAATTCACCGCCACATTTactttatttctctttttttttatgcagATTCAAAAACCTCAAAAGCTACTATAAACCATAGACTAGTTCACCATCTGAGTCTCAATATAGTTTATGATGCACTTGTGTACACATCCGTTGTTATTTTTTACAGGTTTCGAATGTGCAGCATTTTTCTTTGGATATAGAATTTAATAATCATATGTTCTATCTAGCCTCATCATTAGATAAAAGGATGGAACATGAGATAACATACCGGGAATTTTTGGTGGTGAGCCGTTATCACCATAACCAAGCTTGGAAGGGATTTTCAGCTTTCTCTTCTCACCTACACAAGCTCCAAGTAGACCCTGGTCCCATCCTGCATCATTCAAATGCATTGCATTACATTCAGTTAACAATAatggaaaaacaaaagaaggcTGCGAAGCAACTGCATGACACACCTGGAATGACTTGACCACTTCCAAGCTCAAACTCAATAGGGTCACCTCTCTCAAAACTTGAATCAAACACAGTTCCATCTGTTAACTTTCCCTGCATAGAGAAGATGACTACGTTTATTAATCTCCgatcactttaaaaaaaaaaatcagattcattatctaaatttatgttCAAGATAATCCGATATCAACAGTTTACTATATAGTTAATGAGATGAATTCAACACTATAAGCAAATCATCATGTTTCTTCTGACTGACAAATTAGTACAAGATTCGAGAAGACATACCCGATAGTGGACCTTGATCTTGTCCCCTTTGTGAGCCTGGACATCACATGTCTGAGGCTTGAACTGTAGTACAAATGAACAAATGTAAGCAAAATTACCAAAAGAAGCAAGGAAGCTGTGTGAAAGAGCTCTTTAGCTAACCTTAACCCCAATCTGCAACTCTGTCACATCAGCTGACTTCTTCGCATAAGCTGAAGATCATCATCATGAGATCAACGAGAAACAACAGCAAAAATCAAAGGACATCAGATCGAATATCAATCAAACACAATGGTGTACATTTCTGATGGGAAAACATTATCAGATCGAGTGCGGAGATAAGACCGATGGCATGATCAATCAACAGTGGAAGAAATCGCAAAGACGATAGATTTTTACCTGATGCTAAAACGGCAAGCAGAACCAAAAGTCCAGCAGCTTTCATGGCGGATGCAGAGCTCCTCATCGTCTTCGATCTATCTATCTTACTCACTTCTCTCTGGATCTGTTTTGAGttattgactttttttttaactatgactagggctgggcacgGATACTCGTTACTTGCCTTATACCCGTTACTTGACTTGTACTCGCTTCGTTTTTCCAAGTACTCGTCGTTGCCAAGTCAAGTATCAAGTCGTTGAGTTTTGATACTCGCAAGTACAAGGCAAGTAACAAGTAGCACGGAAAATTTAAAGACTCGCCTTGCTATTACTCGTTACTTGTTTAACGATTGAAAAAATGATAACTAAGCTATAAAAACCAAAgtcttaaactattattttatgtcgTAAGAAGTAAACAATACTTtcatatcaaaatatttgtattatattcattttttatactaggtataaatattttatttaaaataactatcgTTTACCAAGTCGAGTAAgcaaaactaaattttaaaaccttCTCTCACACAATATTATCTATCAAGTAATTCTTAGAAACTTggaaatatatccaaataattcATAAGTATTTGTAAGTAGTAAGTAATCGAACAAGGTAAGTAACTTGCAAGTAACATATTTTTGGACAAGTACTCAAAATAACAAGTACTCGTTACGGACAAGGCAAGTACAAGTCCAAAAATCCATTACTCGTTCAAATCAAGACaaatgtcaaatatatatataaaaatgcaaGTATTCGCCTTGCGTCCACCCCTAACTATGACCAAGTGAATTTAATGGGCCTTATATAGCCCAATAAACCAATTATACAAATCCACACAGATTTGCTCTTCACGTGATTATCGTGATTTTAGGCGGCGGATCACAGATATTGAGAGCAGATCAcgaggcttttttttttttttttttttcaaaatagtaAGGGAGCTATTTAATTCTTCTTGCAATTttccacatttttttttaatttttagacaATTGTCGATGTCCTTAACGTTAACTGTTTATTTgtaaatcaaattaatatacaaaaattatatacataagtATTTCTTCTTTAAAGCTGACTTTTTTGAGTGTCCATTTGTTCTTTAATTACTAAAGGTGTGTGATTCACGTTAATTATACAGGAGCCCTGAATTGAGTTTGTTTCTGTTACACAAACTTCATGGTTCGTTCACCgattgagagagagagtcagTCATTGCATCACTATTCATTTTAGCCATAAATCATTGACAAAAGGAGTAAAGAGTACCCTTAATTCGGCCAACCACCCCTCGACGACCTTGCATCGTGTAATCAGCAGAATTTAAACTTATAACACAAAAGTTAGAGCAAAGCTCTGCTCGCTTATGGTTCCATAACTCCCCATCATAATCAGCTCTGCTCGCTTCTCTTATCGTCTGAAATATTGTTGGTTGCACATGtgtttttatgttgttttctcTTGCTTGTTTATGGTTGTTCTCTTATGATCTTTTTCGAAACGATGTCTCTTTTGGAGGTGGAGAAGAAAGAATGAATAAaggttaatttaaaaaaaaaaaaaaaaaagttagagcAAAGCAAGCAAACAACTAAAAGTTGTATATTTTTGGAGCCCCTCCTGACCTGCATCTTGAGTTTAGCATAAAGAAAGGTGTTAAAACGGAAGAGAATATATATACGCTCGGTATGTGAACATACATGTTGCCAAATGTAACTCTCTCAATGTTCCACTTTCATCCAAAGACACAAAAAATGCATGAAGTATGTTCCATCTAAAGACACAGAAAGTgcagtaaagaaaaaaaaaatatatcatccCAAATCTCCAAAATCACCCCATTCTTGAGGATGGCCCAAAGTTTTCGACGGATTTATTGTAGAGTATCGACCGGGTTTAGTGGGTTGTGGAACAATTACAAGGGTGGTTTGAATTATGTCTACCGAAAGTTACTATAGTTGATGTAAACCTATGCATTCCAACATTATTGGAGAGTTAATAAGTCTTAATTAGAGTAGTATAACTTTTAGATATGGAGTACTAAACCAACACTCTTTTAATAGTTAAACAGTTGTTCCACTCCCGTTTTGGATAAATTCAAAAGTTGGTTGCTTGCATGagtgatcaatttttttttaaagtataattttaaagttattttttaCTTGTTATAGGTCCGTGACCATTATATTACGTACTACTTGcataattttttctttcaaaaaggCTCCCAATGGAAGACTGTGTGGGGTTAGATCGAACAATATCAGAATTCATGGAAATTGTTACTATTTTACCCCACCTCACACCCATCTTACACTAGTCTCGAGTTTAGATATGCTAGCACTTTAAATAACACTCTTTTTCTCTAACCAGTAACCAGTTCTTATAGTAGAGTTTGGATACTTTTTCAGTGCTTTAATGAGTA is part of the Raphanus sativus cultivar WK10039 chromosome 5, ASM80110v3, whole genome shotgun sequence genome and harbors:
- the LOC108857218 gene encoding peptidyl-prolyl cis-trans isomerase FKBP15-1, coding for MRSSASAMKAAGLLVLLAVLASAYAKKSADVTELQIGVKFKPQTCDVQAHKGDKIKVHYRGKLTDGTVFDSSFERGDPIEFELGSGQVIPGWDQGLLGACVGEKRKLKIPSKLGYGDNGSPPKIPGGATLIFDTELVAVNGKPSSEGKAKSEL